In Cuculus canorus isolate bCucCan1 chromosome 8, bCucCan1.pri, whole genome shotgun sequence, a single genomic region encodes these proteins:
- the ANGPTL3 gene encoding angiopoietin-related protein 3, with product MKIILVFLFTAPLALSARAEKDYASFDSAASPETKSRFAMLDDVRILANGLLQLGHGLKDFVHKTKGQMNDIFQKLYIFDRSFYELSLQTSEIKEEEEQLRQTTARLQINNEEIKNLSQEMNSKIEDLIQNKIQLQEKVWGLEDKVTKLATIQPSMQETKEISSLKAFVEQQDNHIKQLLKVVEDQHVQLDRQHNQIMELEDKLNHIELQELAENSFTEEQTEPEAIPFPVRNTTAVTYQSDGMAPDCTALYNGSMRFSGVYTIKPNGSEAFDVYCEMKFGSSWTVIQNRVDGSLDFNQTWDAYANGFGDLNEEFWLGLNKTYSITKQGDYILRIELQDWKDNKRYIEYAFSLGGPETDYTLQLSRISGSIPNALPEQTKLQFSTPDSDADTRNDFNCPENYLGGWWHSECEETNLNGKYVAPRTRGRLDRGKGLYWKPKKGRYYLLKSTKIMIHPTDLKSFD from the exons atgaaaatcatTCTAGTCTTTCTATTCACTGCCCCACTTGCTCTTTCAGCTAGAGCTGAGAAGGATTATGCCTCCTTTGATTCTGCCGCATCTCCCGAGACGAAGTCAAGATTTGCCATGTTAGATGATGTACGAATCTTAGCTAATGGACTCCTCCAGCTTGGGCACGGTCTTAAAGACTTTGTCCATAAGACGAAGGGGCAGATGAATGACATCTTTCAAAAACTTTACATTTTTGATAGGTCCTTTTATGAGCTCTCACTGCAAACCAGTGAAatcaaagaagaagaagaacagCTCCGACAAACTACAGCCAGACTGCAAATCAACAATGAAGAGATAAAGAATCTGTCACAGGAGATGAATTCAAAGATTGAAGACctcatacaaaataaaatccagctgCAAGAGAAAGTATGGGGACTGGAAGACAAAGTCACAAAACTGGCCACTATCCAGCCTTCAATGCAAGAGActaaagaaatttcttcactcaAA GCTTTTGTGGAGCAGCAGGACAACCACATCAAACAACTTCTCAAAGTTGTAGAGGACCAACATGTGCAACTTGACAGGCAGCACAATCAAATAATGGAGCTGGAGGACAAG CTAAACCACATAGAGCTCCAGGAACTCGCAGAGAACTCCTTCACAGAGGAGCAAACAGAACCAgaggccattccctttcctGTGCGCAACACCACAGCTGTAACATACCAATCTGATG GCATGGCTCCTGACTGCACTGCTCTCTACAACGGCAGCATGCGGTTCAGTGGTGTTTACACCATTAAGCCCAACGGCTCAGAAGCTTTTGATGTCTACTGTGAAATGAAATTTG GCAGTTCCTGGACTGTAATCCAGAACAGAGTGGATGGATCACTAGATTTCAACCAAACCTGGGATGCCTATGCAAACGGTTTTGGTGACCTCAATG AGGAATTCTGGCTAGGCCTGAACAAGACCTATTCCATTACTAAACAAGGGGACTACATCTTACGGATTGAACTGCAGGACTGGAAAGATAATAAACGTTACATTGAGTATGCGTTTAGCTTGGGAGGACCGGAGACAGACTACACTCTCCAGCTTTCACGGATCTCCGGCAGTATCCCCAATGCACTGCCAGAACAGACAAAACTGCAGTTCTCAACTCCAGACAGTGATGCGGACACGAGAAATGACTTCAACTGCCCAGAAAACTACCTAG GAGGCTGGTGGCACAGTGAATGTGAGGAAACTAATCTTAACGGGAAATATGTTGCACCAAGGACAAGAGGAAGATTAGACAGAGGAAAAGGCTTATACTGGAAGCCTAAGAAAGGAAGATACTACTTGCTCAAGTCAACCAAAATAATGATACATCCAACAGATTTAAAAAGTTTTGACTAA